The Amycolatopsis endophytica genome includes the window CGGCCGCCAAAGCTGGCTGGGGATCGGGTTGCGGCAGAGGGCTGGTTCGGGGGGTGGGCGCGGTGCGATGCCGGGTGGCGGTTGGCGAGCCTGGGGGTCGGGGTGCTGAGTGTGGGACTCGGCGTCCGGAACGTGGGACTCGTCCGGCGGAGCGTGGGACTCGCCGAGAGCCTCCGCGAGTTCTGCGTTCCCGCGCGCGAGTTCCACCTTCCCGTGCGTGAGGGGGGCTACAGGGTGGCGGCGGATTCCAGCAGCATCCAGGCGCCGACTTGTACCGAGAGGTCGCGCGAGGGGTGGCCCGGTGACGGTGGCGCGGTGGGGGCGGGCTCGCTCCAATCCGGACTGAACAGTGGGCCACCGGCGGCGTCGGCGGCGCCGGTCCAGCAGGAGTCCGCCGAGGCGAGGACGAGGGAGCGTGCGGCGTCCGCTTCGGGGCCCGCTGGCAAGCGGTGCGCGGCGAGTGCCAGGTAGCGGGCCAGGATTCCGGCGAACAGGCCGCCGTCCCCGCCGCCTTGACCGTGCAGTGTTCCGCCGGGGGCGCAGTGGGCCGCCACGGCGCGGACGGTGCGCCTGGCAAGGTCCACTTCGGACAGCTCGAGGCAGGCGCCGAGGAAGACTCCCTGACAGTAGGTGTAGATTTCCTGGACCAGGTCGTTGCTGTCCACCCGCAAACCGTCCCGCACCAGACCGGTGCCGGGGTCCACGAGGGTCCGCTCCATCCAGTACAGCAAATCCCGGGCACGCTCGACGTCGCCTGCTCTGGCGTGCAGGATCGCGGCCGGACCGTTCGCCGGGGCGTTCTTGAAGCGGTCACCGCGACGCCACCAGATGCCGCCGCCACCCTCGGTCGTCCAGGCGCCGCGCAGCTCGTCGAGGAAGAAGGTCACGTCGCGGCCGGTGCGCTGCAGGGCCAGGCCCAGCCAGGCGAGATCGTCGTAGTAGGGGTTGCGCCAGGTGCCCGAGTTGCGCAGCTTCATCGTCGACACGAAACGGTCGATCGTGGACGCTCGGGCGGGCGTCGGGTCGCGGTGCTGGGCGTCCACGAGACAGTCCAGGAAATGCGCCTGCCACCAGTAGTTCCAGTGCCGGTGCGCGCGCTGATCCAGTGTCGGGGGCCAGCCGCTGCGCGCGAGCGCCGTACCGGGCAGACCCCAGAGGCGACGCAGGTGCCGCGTGACGACGGCCCGTTCCGCGGCCGCTGCCCAGTCGCTGTGCATGCACCCATCATGGATCGGCCCCCGGCGCGGCGCTCGGTTCAGCCGCTCGGCCTACCAGGCCGCCGACAGGTCCGCGTGCTGCCTGACCCAGGCGTGCATCACGATGCCGGCAGCCACCCCGGCGTTGATCGACCGTGTGGACCCGAACTGCGCGATCGACACCACCATCGCCGCCGTGTCGTGCGCTTCGGCGGACAGGCCGGGGCCCTCCTGCCCGAAGAGCAGGACGCACTCCCGCGGCAGCTCGGCGGTCTCGATCCGTCGCGAGCCGGGGGTGTTGTCCACGGCCACGACCGGCAAGCCGTGCCCCGTCGCGAACGCGGCCAGCGACGGCACGTCCGCGTGGTGTTCGAGATGCTGGTACCGGTCGGTGACCATCGCGCCGCGCCGGTTCCAGCGCCGCCGGCCGACGATGTGGACCGCGGCCGCCCCGAAGGCGTTCGCGGTACGGACGACGGTGCCGATGTTGTGGTCGTGCTGGAAGTTCTCGATGGCCACGTGGAACGGGTGCCGTCGCGAGTCGATGTCGGCGACGATCGCCTCGCGGCGCCAGTAGCGGTAGCTGTCGACGACGTTGCGGCGGTCGCCTTCGGCGAGCAGCTCCGGGTCGTAGCGCTCGTCGTCCGGCCACTCGCCCTCCCACGGGCCGACACCGACCGGCTCACGAACGGTCCATTCGGTCGGGCCGGTCTCCTCGCTCACCGCACATCCAGACGCAGGCGCAGTTCGGTCAGCAGGTCCGCGGCGGCGACGGTGAGGTCTTGCGTGATCTCGCCGGGAAACACCGCCGCGAGGTGCTCGGGGGTGAAGAACAGCGGCTGGGTGCGCGGATCGGCCACGATCTGCTGCGCGATCCCCGGTGGTAGTTGCCGGAGCGCATCGTGGTCGTTCCTGCCGTGCACCAGAAGCGACGGACCGGGCACCGGGCGTGGCACC containing:
- a CDS encoding glycoside hydrolase family 76 protein, yielding MHSDWAAAAERAVVTRHLRRLWGLPGTALARSGWPPTLDQRAHRHWNYWWQAHFLDCLVDAQHRDPTPARASTIDRFVSTMKLRNSGTWRNPYYDDLAWLGLALQRTGRDVTFFLDELRGAWTTEGGGGIWWRRGDRFKNAPANGPAAILHARAGDVERARDLLYWMERTLVDPGTGLVRDGLRVDSNDLVQEIYTYCQGVFLGACLELSEVDLARRTVRAVAAHCAPGGTLHGQGGGDGGLFAGILARYLALAAHRLPAGPEADAARSLVLASADSCWTGAADAAGGPLFSPDWSEPAPTAPPSPGHPSRDLSVQVGAWMLLESAATL
- a CDS encoding TrmH family RNA methyltransferase translates to MSEETGPTEWTVREPVGVGPWEGEWPDDERYDPELLAEGDRRNVVDSYRYWRREAIVADIDSRRHPFHVAIENFQHDHNIGTVVRTANAFGAAAVHIVGRRRWNRRGAMVTDRYQHLEHHADVPSLAAFATGHGLPVVAVDNTPGSRRIETAELPRECVLLFGQEGPGLSAEAHDTAAMVVSIAQFGSTRSINAGVAAGIVMHAWVRQHADLSAAW